In Pseudomonas sp. MTM4, one genomic interval encodes:
- a CDS encoding NAD(P)/FAD-dependent oxidoreductase, which translates to MNSDRNLRVVVIGAGMAGILAAIKLREAGYLDLTVYEKGDDVGGTWRENTYPGLTCDTPSHNYTYSFAPNPEWTRQLPPGAEIQAYFRRVVADYRIRELIRFNEEIVHCEYRDGQWYLQTRTGQHDKADVLIAATGVLHHPSYPSLPGLETFEGACFHSARWDHSLPLDGKRIGIIGNGSTGTQLVAALVKRAQVKHFQRTAQWVMPVTNDLFTEAQRTAFRSDPQLLHDLKYDPTYMAKVRHFTTAVADAASPEAAQIEAVCATHLEQSIVDPVLREKLRPTYRAACKRLIFSPDYYQAIQQPNAELVNDGIERIEPTGVRTRDGKLHELDVLALATGFNAHLFMRPTQVIGRGGVSLDDVWAKRPSAYLSIAIPEFPNLFMLNGPTGPVGNFSLIEIAEMEWTYISQLLDLLKSGRCREISVRREAMHAYEQRRLEKARTTVFGSGCTSWYLDAEGVPSTWPWDYAAFEQAMACPNLEDYELTCEEAPAA; encoded by the coding sequence ATGAACAGCGATAGGAATCTGCGCGTCGTGGTCATCGGCGCAGGCATGGCCGGCATCCTCGCGGCGATCAAGCTGCGCGAAGCGGGCTACCTCGACCTCACCGTCTACGAGAAAGGAGACGATGTGGGCGGCACCTGGCGGGAAAACACCTACCCCGGCCTGACCTGCGACACCCCCTCGCACAACTACACCTACAGCTTCGCGCCGAACCCGGAGTGGACCCGACAACTGCCACCCGGCGCGGAAATCCAGGCCTATTTCCGCCGGGTAGTGGCCGACTACCGCATCCGCGAATTGATTCGCTTCAATGAGGAAATCGTCCACTGCGAGTACCGGGACGGCCAGTGGTATCTGCAAACCCGCACCGGCCAACACGACAAGGCCGACGTATTGATCGCAGCAACCGGCGTATTGCACCACCCGAGCTACCCCAGCCTTCCCGGGCTGGAAACCTTCGAGGGCGCATGCTTTCACAGCGCTCGCTGGGACCACAGCCTGCCGCTGGACGGCAAGCGCATCGGCATCATTGGCAACGGTTCGACAGGCACCCAGCTGGTCGCGGCACTGGTGAAGCGGGCGCAGGTCAAGCACTTCCAGCGCACCGCCCAATGGGTCATGCCGGTGACCAATGATTTGTTCACCGAGGCGCAGCGGACGGCATTCCGCAGCGACCCGCAGCTGCTGCACGATCTCAAATACGATCCGACCTACATGGCCAAGGTGCGCCACTTCACCACCGCCGTGGCGGATGCCGCGTCCCCCGAGGCGGCACAGATCGAGGCGGTCTGCGCCACGCATCTGGAGCAAAGCATCGTCGACCCCGTGCTGCGCGAGAAGCTGCGCCCCACCTACCGCGCCGCCTGCAAGCGCCTGATCTTTTCTCCCGACTACTACCAGGCGATCCAGCAGCCCAACGCCGAGCTGGTCAACGATGGCATCGAACGCATCGAACCGACCGGCGTGCGCACCCGTGATGGCAAGCTGCACGAGCTCGACGTGCTGGCGCTGGCCACCGGCTTCAACGCCCACCTGTTCATGCGCCCCACGCAGGTCATCGGCCGTGGCGGTGTGAGTCTCGACGATGTCTGGGCAAAACGGCCGAGCGCCTACCTGTCCATCGCCATTCCGGAATTCCCCAACCTGTTCATGCTCAACGGCCCGACCGGACCGGTGGGCAACTTCTCGCTGATCGAGATCGCCGAGATGGAATGGACGTACATCAGCCAATTGCTCGACCTGCTGAAAAGCGGCCGCTGCCGCGAGATCAGCGTGCGCCGCGAAGCCATGCACGCCTACGAACAGCGCCGGCTGGAAAAGGCCAGAACCACCGTGTTCGGCTCCGGCTGCACCAGCTGGTATCTGGACGCCGAGGGCGTGCCCTCCACCTGGCCATGGGACTACGCGGCCTTCGAGCAAGCCATGGCCTGCCCGAACCTGGAGGACTACGAGCTGACGTGTGAAGAGGCGCCGGCTGCCTGA
- a CDS encoding SDR family NAD(P)-dependent oxidoreductase, whose product MNKNPLRLEGGTVVITGAASGIGLGLARHAATLGMRIVAADIDADQLQSLAASLDAEVLAVPTDVTDPAAVEALAQAAWQHFGEVDLLFNNAGVMSTGFSWEIPPERWQRDLAVNLGGVLNGIRSFVPRLLEAGRPARIVNTASVGGFLPSPLMAPYSATKFAVVALTESLHGELRLLGAPVEVSLLAPGPVRSAIFDDPFGGSEIHPATQQFVGAMRELLTANGLDAATFAERVFAGIRDGQYWLLPQPEAIDDALRLRTDAILARREPAPLLGES is encoded by the coding sequence ATGAACAAAAACCCACTTCGCCTCGAGGGTGGCACCGTCGTCATCACTGGCGCGGCCAGCGGCATCGGCCTAGGGCTGGCTCGCCATGCCGCCACGCTCGGCATGCGTATCGTCGCGGCGGATATCGATGCCGATCAGTTGCAATCGCTTGCCGCGAGTCTGGATGCAGAGGTCTTGGCGGTGCCGACCGATGTCACCGATCCGGCTGCCGTGGAGGCATTGGCGCAAGCGGCCTGGCAACACTTCGGCGAGGTCGATCTGCTGTTCAACAACGCCGGCGTGATGAGCACCGGCTTCAGCTGGGAGATCCCGCCTGAACGCTGGCAGCGGGACCTGGCCGTCAATCTGGGTGGCGTGCTCAACGGCATCCGCAGTTTCGTGCCGCGCCTGCTGGAAGCGGGCCGCCCGGCACGGATCGTCAATACCGCCTCGGTCGGCGGCTTTTTGCCAAGCCCGCTGATGGCGCCCTACTCGGCGACCAAGTTCGCCGTGGTGGCGCTGACCGAGTCACTACACGGTGAACTGAGGCTGCTCGGCGCGCCGGTCGAGGTGTCGCTGCTGGCACCGGGACCGGTGCGCAGCGCGATCTTCGACGATCCCTTTGGAGGCAGCGAGATTCATCCGGCGACACAGCAATTCGTCGGCGCCATGCGCGAGCTGCTGACAGCCAACGGCCTTGACGCGGCGACCTTCGCCGAACGCGTATTCGCTGGCATCCGCGACGGCCAGTACTGGCTGCTGCCGCAGCCGGAAGCCATCGATGACGCCCTGCGTCTACGCACCGACGCCATCCTTGCGCGGCGCGAGCCGGCCCCGCTGCTGGGCGAATCCTGA
- a CDS encoding CoA-transferase subunit beta — MSENTFSLAELMIVAASDAWRDDGELLASGLGIIPRLGASLAKSSHSPELLMTDSEAFLVEEPVPVGPRGDYQPKYAGYMPFERIFECVWHGRRHAMIGPTQVDRWAQTNLSVVGDYARPKVAMLGARGLPGNSINHKNSFFIPNHSTRAFVAGEVDMVSGVGFKEERWGPGMRRDLMSIGRVVTDLCVMDFNGPDHACQVLSLHPGVDFDTVQARTGFPLLKAEGMGETPHPTAEQLALIRRLDPHDLRSKQLKGNPAGVRTAEEIAG; from the coding sequence ATGTCCGAGAACACTTTCAGCCTGGCCGAACTGATGATCGTGGCCGCTTCCGACGCCTGGCGTGACGACGGCGAACTGCTCGCTTCGGGGCTCGGCATCATCCCGCGTCTCGGCGCCAGCCTGGCCAAGTCGAGCCACAGCCCCGAGCTGCTGATGACCGACAGCGAGGCCTTTCTGGTGGAGGAACCGGTGCCGGTCGGCCCGCGTGGCGACTACCAGCCGAAATACGCTGGCTACATGCCCTTCGAGCGCATTTTCGAATGCGTCTGGCATGGGCGTCGCCACGCCATGATCGGCCCGACGCAGGTGGATCGCTGGGCGCAGACCAACCTGTCGGTGGTCGGCGATTACGCCCGGCCCAAGGTGGCGATGCTGGGCGCGCGCGGCCTGCCGGGCAACAGCATCAATCACAAGAATTCGTTCTTCATTCCCAACCACAGCACCAGGGCCTTCGTCGCCGGTGAGGTGGACATGGTCTCCGGCGTTGGTTTCAAAGAGGAGCGCTGGGGGCCGGGCATGCGCCGCGACCTGATGAGCATCGGCCGGGTCGTCACCGATCTCTGCGTGATGGACTTCAACGGCCCGGACCACGCGTGCCAGGTGCTCTCGCTGCATCCAGGGGTGGATTTCGACACTGTGCAGGCGCGCACCGGCTTCCCGCTGCTGAAGGCCGAAGGAATGGGCGAGACGCCGCACCCGACTGCCGAACAGCTGGCACTTATCCGCCGACTCGACCCGCACGATCTGCGCAGCAAGCAGCTCAAGGGCAACCCGGCGGGTGTGCGGACCGCCGAGGAGATCGCTGGATGA
- a CDS encoding OB-fold domain-containing protein — protein sequence MTNKPMPVMTDISAPFWNALKEGRIQLQQCNACQAWTFYPRRHCSSCLAHDLSWKEVSGRGTLYTFTVARIPTLPEFAGPDAQILAVVELEQGVRINTTLVGLQPEAIEIGMPVKPVRARVKEDGTVLLRYTGAQVELDDIDEVVRAPEPPKTENLAPRRKIDVADEAALKTLVSDQFTAWSNQVLVDQTLIDAFAALSGDDYWIHTDPERARKEGPFGGTIAHGALVQVIMSRMQVPLDFEITGFTNMVNYGSDRLRFPSPVPAGSLVHSRCRVKAAERNKRGTQLTLEFNVHVVGQERPAVINDLVILYM from the coding sequence ATGACGAACAAACCCATGCCGGTGATGACCGACATTTCCGCCCCGTTCTGGAACGCGCTGAAGGAGGGTCGGATCCAGTTGCAGCAGTGCAACGCCTGTCAGGCCTGGACCTTCTACCCGCGCCGGCACTGCTCTAGCTGCCTGGCCCACGACCTGTCCTGGAAGGAGGTCAGCGGTCGCGGCACGCTCTACACCTTCACTGTCGCGCGCATTCCGACCTTGCCGGAGTTCGCCGGTCCCGATGCGCAGATTCTCGCGGTGGTGGAGCTTGAGCAGGGCGTGCGCATCAACACCACGCTGGTTGGCTTGCAACCGGAGGCGATCGAGATCGGCATGCCGGTCAAACCGGTGCGCGCTCGGGTGAAGGAAGATGGCACCGTGCTGCTGCGCTACACCGGCGCGCAGGTCGAGCTGGATGACATCGACGAGGTGGTTCGTGCACCGGAACCGCCGAAAACCGAGAACCTGGCGCCTCGCCGAAAGATCGACGTAGCCGACGAAGCGGCGCTCAAGACGCTGGTGTCTGATCAATTCACTGCCTGGAGCAATCAGGTGCTGGTGGATCAGACGCTGATCGATGCCTTCGCTGCACTGTCAGGCGATGATTACTGGATACACACCGACCCCGAGCGGGCGCGCAAGGAAGGCCCCTTCGGCGGCACCATCGCCCACGGCGCGCTGGTGCAAGTGATCATGTCGCGCATGCAGGTGCCGCTGGATTTCGAGATCACCGGGTTCACCAACATGGTCAATTACGGCTCCGACCGCCTGCGCTTCCCCTCACCGGTCCCAGCCGGCTCGCTGGTTCATTCGCGTTGCCGAGTCAAGGCGGCGGAACGCAACAAGCGCGGCACCCAGCTGACCCTGGAATTCAACGTGCACGTGGTGGGGCAGGAGCGCCCGGCGGTGATTAACGATTTGGTCATCCTCTATATGTAG
- a CDS encoding LuxR family transcriptional regulator yields MEISTSLHTVNALVGSIYEGALEDPPWQHQLAGLRDAMGATDAFLILRRPSDTGLGITLSADNTPTGWSDAPYFARRLYALDPFVNLPPNQPMLLSELLDGASAPEDEFFRLVLQPYDIAHILGVDLHDPSGPAASLRFTRSATQPPFGDDEKALCALLVTHFCRALRIHARLGESDTEREIYAGAMSQLAVATFLLDEQQQVVRTNPLADRLLGDGSGLHLRGGRLKLPDERQDARLRQLLAQVTTAQTSGTASLARAMLVEVGTRGAPLSLVIRPVPPGQYSQGASVPVLAIFVSDPGQQAESSASLLMELFQLTPAEAKLSVLLANGASVEEASTELHISVHTTRAHLRSIFSKLGVTRQPQLVHLILKSVASLG; encoded by the coding sequence ATGGAAATCAGCACGTCGCTTCACACCGTCAATGCACTGGTCGGTTCGATCTACGAGGGCGCCCTCGAAGACCCACCGTGGCAGCACCAGCTCGCCGGCCTGCGCGACGCCATGGGCGCTACCGACGCCTTTCTGATCCTGCGTCGCCCTTCCGATACGGGGCTGGGCATCACCCTCAGCGCGGACAACACGCCGACCGGCTGGTCCGATGCGCCCTATTTCGCGCGGCGCCTCTATGCGTTGGACCCCTTCGTCAACCTGCCGCCGAACCAGCCGATGCTGCTCAGCGAACTGCTCGATGGCGCCAGCGCTCCGGAAGACGAATTCTTCCGTCTAGTCCTGCAGCCGTACGACATCGCCCACATCCTCGGTGTCGACTTGCATGACCCAAGCGGCCCCGCAGCCAGCCTGCGCTTTACCCGCAGCGCTACCCAGCCGCCGTTCGGCGATGACGAGAAGGCGCTGTGCGCACTGCTCGTCACGCATTTCTGCCGCGCCCTGCGCATCCATGCGCGCCTCGGCGAGAGCGACACCGAGCGCGAGATCTATGCCGGCGCCATGTCGCAGCTGGCCGTCGCCACCTTCCTGCTCGACGAACAACAGCAGGTGGTGCGCACCAATCCGCTGGCGGACCGGCTACTCGGCGACGGCAGCGGGCTGCACCTGCGCGGCGGGCGCCTGAAGCTGCCCGACGAGCGCCAGGACGCCCGGCTGCGCCAGCTCCTCGCTCAGGTCACCACGGCGCAAACAAGCGGAACTGCAAGCCTCGCCCGCGCAATGCTGGTGGAGGTCGGCACACGTGGCGCGCCGCTCAGTCTGGTGATTCGCCCGGTCCCGCCGGGGCAGTATTCCCAAGGCGCCAGCGTTCCGGTGCTCGCCATCTTCGTCAGCGACCCCGGCCAACAGGCCGAGTCATCAGCCAGCCTGCTGATGGAGCTGTTCCAGCTGACGCCAGCCGAGGCCAAGCTTTCCGTCCTGCTGGCAAACGGCGCCAGCGTCGAAGAGGCCTCCACCGAGCTACACATCAGCGTCCACACCACCCGCGCGCACCTGCGCTCGATCTTTTCCAAGCTCGGGGTCACGCGCCAGCCACAGCTGGTGCATCTGATCCTCAAGAGCGTGGCCAGCCTCGGCTGA
- a CDS encoding nitronate monooxygenase family protein, which produces MTLLQTRLTEALGCRYPIVQTAMGWVADANLVIATTRAGGFGFLAGATIPAEALEGEIQKVIAATGGSQFGLNFHMFQDNAAQCVDLAIQYRLRAVSYGRGPDKATIRRFKDAGVLCIPTVGALKHALKAVELGADMITIQGGEGGGHTGGVPTTILLPQVLDAVTVPVIAAGGYSTGRGLASALAAGAEGIAMGTRFLMTSDSPTPRATLERYLAVRDTQQIRVTLAVDGMRHRMIDNPFIRRLEQASPMGRLWIALKSARTWQAQTGMSSAHMLRTFLKAIKEDPSALSQVVMAANQPVLLERSMVDGMPDEGILPSGQVAAAIDSLPSCQELIEQIAGEAEQCLQRLNTRLQQAGTPINEQQRAHA; this is translated from the coding sequence ATGACCCTGCTCCAGACCCGCCTGACCGAGGCGCTCGGCTGTCGTTACCCCATCGTGCAGACGGCCATGGGCTGGGTGGCCGACGCCAACCTGGTGATCGCCACCACCCGTGCTGGCGGCTTTGGCTTCCTCGCCGGCGCGACCATTCCGGCCGAGGCGCTGGAAGGCGAGATCCAGAAAGTGATCGCTGCCACCGGCGGCAGCCAGTTCGGCTTGAATTTCCACATGTTCCAGGACAACGCCGCGCAATGCGTGGACCTGGCCATCCAGTACCGCCTGCGCGCGGTCAGCTACGGGCGCGGCCCGGACAAGGCCACCATCCGCCGCTTCAAGGACGCCGGGGTGCTCTGCATTCCTACGGTCGGCGCGCTCAAACATGCGCTCAAAGCCGTGGAACTGGGCGCCGACATGATCACCATTCAAGGCGGTGAGGGCGGTGGCCACACCGGCGGCGTGCCAACCACCATCCTGTTGCCGCAGGTGCTTGACGCGGTGACGGTGCCGGTGATCGCCGCTGGCGGCTATTCCACCGGACGTGGCCTGGCGTCGGCGCTGGCCGCTGGCGCCGAGGGCATCGCGATGGGCACGCGCTTTCTGATGACATCCGACTCGCCGACCCCACGCGCCACCCTGGAGCGCTACCTGGCGGTGCGCGACACCCAGCAGATTCGCGTCACCCTGGCGGTCGACGGCATGCGCCACCGGATGATCGACAATCCCTTTATCCGCCGCCTGGAGCAAGCCAGCCCGATGGGCCGGCTGTGGATCGCCCTGAAAAGCGCGCGCACCTGGCAGGCGCAGACCGGCATGAGCAGTGCGCACATGCTCAGAACCTTTTTAAAGGCCATCAAGGAAGACCCTTCGGCGCTTTCGCAGGTGGTCATGGCGGCCAACCAACCGGTGCTGCTGGAGCGCTCGATGGTCGACGGCATGCCCGACGAAGGCATTTTGCCCAGCGGCCAAGTGGCCGCCGCCATCGACAGCCTGCCGAGCTGTCAGGAACTCATCGAACAGATCGCCGGCGAAGCCGAACAGTGCCTGCAACGCCTGAACACGCGTTTGCAGCAGGCAGGCACGCCGATTAACGAACAACAGAGGGCTCACGCATGA
- a CDS encoding CoA transferase subunit A, translating to MNKLMTLSDVVGQLHDGMTVGFGGWGPRRKPMAIVREILRSDVKDLTVVAYGGPEVGMLLAAGKVKKLVFGFATLDAIPLEPYFRKAREAGTLNVMELDEGLFQWGLRAAGMRVPFLPARAGLATDVLTHNPDLRTITSPYDDGEVLLAMPALELDVAFVHVNRADRLGNTLVTGGDAYFDHLFARAAKQCFVSAEQVEERLALDADSARFNTFERSLVAGVVEAPQGAHPTTCAPDYGWDMQHLKDYVASAGEEGGWQRYLDSYVNGDEAAYRERNGGAARMASLPLPIF from the coding sequence ATGAACAAGTTGATGACCCTGAGCGATGTGGTCGGCCAGCTGCACGATGGTATGACCGTCGGCTTCGGCGGTTGGGGCCCTCGGCGCAAGCCCATGGCGATTGTTCGCGAGATCCTGCGTAGCGACGTCAAGGATCTCACCGTGGTCGCCTACGGTGGGCCGGAAGTCGGCATGCTGCTCGCTGCCGGCAAGGTGAAGAAGCTGGTGTTCGGCTTCGCCACCCTCGATGCGATCCCGCTCGAACCCTATTTCCGCAAGGCTCGCGAGGCGGGCACGCTGAACGTGATGGAGTTGGACGAAGGGTTGTTCCAGTGGGGCTTGCGTGCCGCCGGAATGCGCGTGCCGTTTCTGCCCGCGCGCGCCGGCCTGGCCACTGACGTGCTGACCCATAACCCGGACCTGCGCACCATCACCTCGCCCTATGACGATGGTGAAGTGCTGCTGGCGATGCCGGCGTTGGAGCTGGACGTGGCGTTCGTCCACGTCAACCGCGCCGACCGCCTGGGCAACACCCTGGTGACCGGTGGCGATGCCTATTTCGATCACCTGTTCGCCCGTGCGGCGAAGCAGTGCTTCGTCTCTGCTGAACAGGTGGAAGAACGCCTGGCGCTGGACGCCGACAGTGCGCGTTTCAACACCTTCGAGCGCTCGCTGGTGGCCGGTGTGGTGGAGGCCCCGCAGGGCGCTCACCCGACCACCTGCGCGCCGGACTACGGCTGGGACATGCAACACCTCAAGGATTACGTCGCCAGCGCAGGTGAGGAGGGTGGCTGGCAGCGTTACCTGGACAGCTACGTCAACGGCGATGAAGCCGCCTATCGCGAGCGCAACGGTGGCGCCGCACGCATGGCCAGCCTGCCGCTGCCGATCTTCTGA
- a CDS encoding enoyl-CoA hydratase, whose amino-acid sequence MNHDNAFVERPDTAVYETDEPVLYRVEDGVAILTLSRPQFNNVQNSQMTYALDAAFRRAVDDDGVKVIVLAGTGKHFSAGHDIGTPGRDVNKPFERAHLWWDHTNKPGGEFLYAREQEVYLNMCRRWREIPKPTIAMVQGACVAGGLMLAWVCDLIVASDDAFFQDPVVRMGIPGVEYFAHAFEMHPRIAKEFLFLGERMPAARAYELGMVNRVVPREALAAETLEIARRIAAQPRMGLALTKQAVNHIEDLQGKRSGMEAAFAWHHFAHVHNEMVSGDKLGGYDGKAMAEANKKQAGRGESS is encoded by the coding sequence ATGAACCACGACAACGCCTTCGTTGAGCGACCGGATACGGCCGTTTACGAGACTGACGAACCGGTGCTGTACCGCGTCGAGGATGGCGTGGCGATCCTCACTCTGAGCCGGCCGCAGTTCAATAATGTGCAGAACTCGCAGATGACTTATGCGCTGGATGCCGCTTTCCGCCGTGCGGTGGATGACGACGGCGTCAAGGTCATCGTCCTGGCGGGCACCGGCAAGCACTTCTCCGCCGGCCACGACATCGGCACGCCGGGGCGCGACGTCAACAAGCCGTTCGAGCGCGCCCATTTGTGGTGGGACCACACCAACAAGCCAGGCGGTGAGTTCCTCTACGCCCGTGAGCAGGAGGTGTACCTGAACATGTGCCGGCGCTGGCGGGAGATTCCCAAACCGACCATCGCCATGGTGCAGGGCGCTTGTGTCGCTGGCGGGCTGATGCTGGCCTGGGTCTGCGACCTGATCGTCGCCAGTGACGATGCCTTCTTTCAGGACCCGGTTGTGCGCATGGGGATTCCGGGGGTGGAGTATTTCGCACACGCCTTCGAGATGCACCCGCGCATCGCCAAGGAATTCCTCTTCCTTGGCGAGCGCATGCCGGCGGCCCGTGCCTACGAGCTGGGCATGGTCAACCGGGTGGTGCCGCGTGAGGCGCTGGCCGCCGAGACGCTGGAAATCGCCCGGCGCATCGCCGCTCAACCACGCATGGGCCTGGCGCTGACCAAGCAGGCGGTGAACCACATCGAGGATTTGCAGGGCAAGCGCAGCGGGATGGAAGCGGCCTTCGCCTGGCACCACTTCGCCCATGTCCACAACGAGATGGTTTCCGGCGACAAGCTGGGCGGCTACGACGGCAAGGCCATGGCCGAGGCGAACAAGAAGCAGGCGGGCCGGGGGGAGTCGTCATGA
- a CDS encoding alpha/beta hydrolase, whose product MSLDPQIAALMQQLHSQPMPPWSEMTPEGLRVGYKMASAENPEPVAEVREHRIPGPGGELPLRIYRPEREGPLPVLVFFHGGGFVMGDLDSHDNLARAFCNALPAVVVAVDYRLAPEHRFPAAVEDAWAATCWVALHAEALGADVSRLIVGGDSAGGNLAAVIAQLACARQGPAIAHQMLLYPVCDTNLERESYRRYGQGYFLETEMMRWMLGHYLGDPQTRDTRVCPLHTPDLRQLPPATLMTAEYDPLREEGEEYAERLRQAGVPVHGHCYPGAIHGFMSFLGMVGLADRAFADTVVAVRTALSGPSSK is encoded by the coding sequence ATGAGCCTGGACCCACAGATCGCTGCGCTGATGCAGCAGCTTCATAGTCAGCCGATGCCACCCTGGAGCGAGATGACCCCCGAGGGGCTGCGCGTGGGCTACAAGATGGCATCGGCAGAAAACCCCGAGCCGGTGGCCGAGGTGCGGGAGCACAGGATTCCCGGTCCCGGCGGTGAACTGCCGCTGCGCATCTACCGACCGGAGCGCGAAGGGCCATTGCCGGTGCTGGTGTTCTTTCACGGCGGTGGTTTCGTCATGGGCGATCTGGACAGCCATGACAACCTGGCGCGGGCCTTCTGTAATGCGCTGCCCGCGGTGGTGGTGGCGGTGGACTACCGCCTGGCGCCGGAGCACCGTTTTCCCGCTGCGGTGGAGGACGCCTGGGCCGCGACCTGCTGGGTGGCGCTACATGCCGAAGCGCTCGGTGCGGACGTCAGTCGCCTCATCGTGGGTGGCGACAGCGCCGGCGGTAATCTGGCTGCGGTGATCGCCCAGCTCGCCTGCGCCCGGCAAGGCCCGGCCATTGCGCATCAGATGCTGCTCTACCCGGTGTGCGACACCAATCTTGAGCGCGAAAGCTACCGCCGCTACGGCCAGGGATATTTCCTTGAAACCGAGATGATGCGCTGGATGCTCGGGCACTACCTGGGCGATCCGCAGACCCGCGATACACGCGTCTGTCCGTTGCATACGCCGGATCTGCGACAACTGCCGCCCGCTACGCTGATGACGGCCGAATACGATCCGCTGCGCGAGGAGGGCGAAGAATATGCCGAGCGTTTGCGGCAGGCCGGCGTGCCCGTCCACGGCCATTGTTATCCGGGGGCGATCCACGGCTTCATGAGTTTCCTCGGTATGGTCGGCCTGGCCGACCGCGCCTTCGCCGACACGGTGGTGGCGGTGCGCACGGCGTTGTCGGGGCCGTCCAGCAAGTAG
- a CDS encoding VOC family protein — protein sequence MTDIRSLSYFVAQIENLDAWRQYAEDVLGMMTSPAPGGGLYLKMDERPFRMLIVEGPQACYLASGWELSGERAFEALLARLTKADVPYELGDAAICEQRGVQALAIVRDPAGNRHELTWGHRSDCQPFVSPQGVPRFLTGDMGLGHTVLPAPRFDECRAFYRDLLGFEVSDVFNFRAAPDAPPVRIHFLHCANPRHHSLAIAEYDVPSKCVHVMVEVENMTEVGRALDRVTAHGVPLSATLGQHLNDRMTSFYVKTPSGFDLEYGCGGLQVDWDEHSAFEFTRVSLWGHDFSVGRQAAAQGEVQ from the coding sequence ATGACCGATATCCGCTCACTGAGCTATTTCGTCGCTCAGATCGAAAACCTGGATGCCTGGCGTCAGTACGCTGAAGATGTGCTGGGCATGATGACCAGCCCGGCGCCCGGCGGCGGCCTCTATCTGAAGATGGATGAACGCCCGTTCCGCATGCTGATCGTCGAGGGGCCGCAAGCCTGCTACCTCGCTTCAGGGTGGGAGCTGTCCGGAGAGCGCGCATTCGAGGCGTTGCTGGCTCGCCTGACCAAGGCCGACGTACCTTATGAACTGGGCGATGCGGCGATCTGCGAACAGCGCGGTGTGCAGGCGCTGGCCATCGTTCGCGATCCGGCGGGCAACCGCCACGAGCTGACATGGGGTCATCGTTCCGACTGCCAGCCCTTCGTCTCGCCCCAGGGCGTGCCGCGCTTTCTCACCGGCGACATGGGCCTGGGTCACACCGTATTGCCGGCGCCGCGTTTCGATGAATGCCGGGCGTTCTACCGCGACCTGCTTGGGTTCGAGGTCTCGGACGTCTTCAATTTCCGCGCTGCGCCTGACGCGCCGCCGGTGCGCATCCACTTCCTGCACTGCGCCAACCCCCGTCACCACAGCCTCGCCATTGCCGAATACGACGTGCCCAGCAAGTGCGTACACGTGATGGTGGAGGTGGAGAACATGACCGAAGTGGGTCGTGCCCTCGATCGCGTGACTGCCCATGGGGTGCCGCTGTCGGCGACCCTCGGCCAGCACCTCAATGACCGCATGACCTCCTTTTACGTGAAGACCCCGTCCGGCTTCGACCTGGAGTACGGCTGCGGTGGCCTGCAGGTGGACTGGGACGAGCACAGCGCCTTCGAATTCACCCGCGTGAGCCTGTGGGGTCATGACTTTTCGGTAGGCCGCCAGGCCGCTGCGCAAGGAGAGGTTCAATGA